Below is a window of Halarcobacter anaerophilus DNA.
CAGGGATTATAATAAAATTGTAAATTCAAATAAAGCATTTGAAAAAAAATATAAGCTTGAACTAACAATAAACAAAAAAACATTTGATTTGGAATACAAAGATATGTTTTTGGCTCAAAGAGCAATTGAAGAAAAATCAAAACACAAAGATATTTTTAATAATGGACAAAATATTATTAAAGTTGCAGTCTTAGATAAAAAAACTGATACTTTTATAAAAGATTTTGATATTAAAATCAGAGTTTCAAGACCAACAAGTCATGAACATACAGTTGATTTATTAAATAAAGATTTTTCTAAAAACGAAAATGGATATGACGTAAGTATTGTACTTCCTTTTAAAGGAAACTGGAATATTACTGGTAAAATTGCTCTTGGCAGTGATATAGGATATTTTTATATAAAATCAAATGCAATCTAGAACAAAACTTCTAGTTTTCCCTACCTCTAGATCAATAAGAGAGTATGTAAACTCCCAAAAAGAGTTTAATACTCTTCTTCCTGCAATAATAACAATAGACGAACTTTTTAAAAAATCACTTGTTTTTGAAAACAAAAAGTATCTTGATGAAGATGAAAGATTTTTGTATTTAAAAGAAGCGGTAAAAAACGTAGATTTGGATTCTCTTGGAATCTCTTCAAGTTTTTCATATTTTATTAAACAAAGTGATTATATATATAGATTTTTCTTGGAATTAGCAAGTGAAAATGTTGATATAGAATCTATAAGCAGTATTGACACTTATGGGTTTTACAGTGAGCATTTAGAGATATTAAAGAAGATAAGAAAAAACTTTTTAGAGATATTAGATAGAGAAAATTTTGTCGACAGAATAAATTTCTCAAAATACTTTAGTATAAACAGCGACTTTATCAAAAGATATAATGAAATTGAGTTATATTTTGAAGGTTATTTTACCAAGTTTGAATTTGAAATTATAAAATCAATAACAAAATATTCCAAGCTTATGATATCTTTTGTATATAATCAGTTTAATGAAAAATCTATTGAAAAGTTTATAGAGTATGGGTTTGATTTAACCTTGGAAAATAGTTACACTATAGATTTTTCAAATAAAATGATTCTTGAAGAGAAAAAATTAGTTAAGAAATGTGAAAATATAGAGATAAAAGGTTTCAGTTCTAGAGTTAATCAAATTGCTTTTATTAAAAAAGCAATTGTTGATTTGGTAAACAAAGGAATAAACCCTTCAAAAATAGCTCTTATTCTTCCGGATGAATCTTTTACTACTACAATCTCACTTTTTGACAATGAAGGCTATTTTAACTACGCTATGGGCTTAAATATTTACAGTACGAATCTATTTAAAACTATAGACGCTATATATGCTTATATGAATGAGAGTGAAATAAAAAATATTAAAAATCTTGAGTTTATAGATTGCAATAAAGAGCTTGTCGATAAACTTTTTAAAGCTAATTGGAATAAAATTATCACAATTGAAATATTTGAAGAGATTATAAAATTTTTTATTTCAAAAGAGACAAATAAAGAGCTTCTTGAAAAGTTTAACGAACTAATTTACAAGCTTTATAAAATCGTTTTTTCATATGAAGATAAAATAAGATTAAAAGATGTTTACAAAATCTTTTATCAAAGAGTTGTGAAGCTTACTTTAGATGATATAAATTCGGGAAAAGTTACTGTAATGGGACTTTTAGAGAGTAGAAGACTAGAGTTTGATGCTGTTATTATTTGTGATTTTAACGAAAGTTTTATTCCTAAAAGAAGTTTAAAAGATAAGTTTTTATCTACAAAATTAAAACAAAGTGCAAATCTTCCAACATCTGTTGATAGGGAAAATCTACAAAAATACTATTATGAAAGATTAATTAACAATTCAAAAAATGTATATATTTCATATGTAAAAAATGAAAATGAGCAGATTTCAAGATTTGCAAATCTACTTTTTAAAGAAGATATCGATGAAAATTTATATGACAATAGTTATAAACATATTTTATATAAAAGCAGTAATTTAAAGCATTTTTCAAACGAAGTTATCTTAGATATAGATTTATCTAAACTAACATGGAGTGCAAGTAGTTTAAAAGAGTTTTTGGAGTGTAAAAGAAAGTTTTATTTAAATCATATTTTAAAAATTAAAGAGCATGACATCTCTTTAAAACCAAAAGGGTATGAACTTGGTAATATTATTCATAAAACATTAGAAGAGTTTTACAAAGAAAAAAACAGAGACTATAAAACTCTTTTAGATATTTTTAATAAAAACCGAACCGAAAACAGTTTTTTAAATCTTGAATTGGAAATCTGGAAAAAAAGGCTGAAAGAGTTTATTGAAGAAGAAGATAAAAGAGTAAAAGAAGGCTTTATAAATATAGAACAGGAAAAAGCTTTTTTATTTGATTTTGATGGAATAAAGTTAAGAGGAACGATTGATAGAATTGATAAAAAAGAGGATCAGTTTTATGTAATTGATTATAAAACAAGCAGTAATTTAAAAGTTGATTCAAAAAAGAATTATGATAAATCAAAAGATTTTCAACTGGAGTTTTATTATCTTGCTATAAAAAAATTATATGAAGCAAAAGCTATTAATACTTTATATTATGACTTATATGAGATGAAACTAAAAGAAGAGATTGCTTTAGAAGAGAAGTTAGAAGTTTTAAAAGATATTTTTAGCACCTTTAAAACTCAAAAAGTAAATTTCGACAAATGTGAAAGCCTGCAAACCTGCCAATATTGCGTTTATTCAACCATTTGCAATAGATAATTTCACAATATTGTAAGAAAAAAATGGTTATTTTGTAAACAACTAACTATAAAGAAAATTTTCTATTTCTGATATAATTTCTTTGTTCTACTAAATTTTATAAATTTAATGAATAGACTTTTTTCAAGTTTATTCTTAAATTTATAAGCTGCTAAATTATAATCCAAAATAAAAGTAATAATGTTAATAAATTTTAAATAAAATTAAAAAAGTTAAAAATTTGTGCATAAAAAAAGGTTAGAGAAGATTCTCTAACCTTTTAAATTTAAGTTTTAAGACTTAAATTAGAAAGAGTATTGTACGTGAACTCTTCCCATAGTCCCATCTTCGTCAGAGTCATCAACATCTAAATCACCAAATTGTACATATGTAGTAAAGTTTTTACTCATTGCATAAGAAACTTTTGCATAAACTTCGCTTACATCATCACCGTCGTCACTGCTATCATAATCAGCTTCTGAATAGTATAAACCAACGTTGATTTTATCAGTTACATCAGCAGCAACATGTGCATATATGTATTCCGTATCAGGAGTACCGTCGGCAGTTACTCTCCAGTGGTAGTCCATATTTGTAGCAGAACCTGAATCAATATATACTAAACCACCGTCTGAACCGGCTTCACCGTAAGCTGCAAACGCAGAGAAGATACCCATATTTGCACTTAATCCAAGTTGCCATAACTCTTGGTCATCATCTGTTCCAAGGTATTTTTCAACAGTTCCATCCGGAGATAAAGAAGTATATCTTGCAAATGGAGCTAATGTTACAGCACCAAGATCCCAAGAACCGTTTAAACCAACTGTATATGAATCAAATTTGTCATCTAAATCAGAATAAAAAGCATCTAAATTGATTCCCATAAATGAAGCCATTAAACCAAGTACATAAATATCTTCTGAACCGTCTATACCGGTATCTAACTTTCTATCTTCATCATATGTATATTTATTACCTGTTTCTGCAGAGTTAAAGTTAGTTTGGTTAAAATATGCACCAACTAAAGTTACAGGTCCGGCAGTATAAGCTGCAACGGCACCGGTACCGGTTTGTTCATCACCCATAGAATCTCTAGCTACAGTCCATGGAGTATCAACAGCTTGTTTACCGACAGTTAACGATAAATTTTTTACACCTGTATATGTAAAGTTAACTTCTGATAAATTTGCATTTAGGTTATCATCACTATCATTTGAAGTTCCTAAAATTGCCTCTCCGTTACTATCGTCATCTGCACCAATGATAAATCTCATATTTGCAGTTATATCATCGTTAACTTTTGATTTAAGGTTTACGGCAATTTTATAGTTATTTGTTGCACTATCACTTCTTTCGTCAGATTTTTTACCCTTTGCCTGATCTTCATAATCATTATATCTGTATGCTACCGTACCGGATACATCAACATTTTTAATAGCTTCTGCCAACGGTTGAGCAGATGCAGTTGTTCCGGCAAGTGCCAGAGCAGCAATTAAGCTCATTTTTGTAAATTTAGTCATTTTGTTCCTTTTGTGTTAAAGTAGAAATAATTATACATAAATAATTTTAAATGATTATTAACATAATTGTAAAAAAAATATACATTTTTGTTTATTTTGATTGGGAAATTAGTACATCTTCTATAATTTTTGTAATATCACCGTCTAAAATAGCCTCAACGTTTGAATATCCTATATTACTTCTTGTATCTTTTACTTGTTGATAAGGTTGCAATACATATGATCTAATTTGGTGTCCCCAACCTATTTCACTTTTTTCCACGCCGTCTGCTTTGGCTTTTTGTTTATCAAGTTCAAATTCATAAAGTCTCGATTTAAGCATTTTCATAGCACTGGCTTTATTTTTATGTTGAGATCTGTCGTTTTGGCACTGTACGACTATACCTGTCGGAATATGAGTGATTCTAATAGCTGATTCTGTTTTATTTACATGTTGTCCGCCTGCACCGCTTGATCTATAAGTATCTATTCTTATATCTTTATCTTCAATTTCTATATCTATATTATCATCAACCTCAGGACTTACCATAACCGAAGCAAAAGAGGTATGTCTTTTTGCATTTGAATCAAAAGGTGAGATTCTAACAAGTCTGTGAATACCGTTTTCAGCTTTTAAATATCCATAAGCATTTTCACCTTTTATTATAAAAGAGACATCTTTTAGACCAGCTTCTTCTCCATCTTGATAGTCTAATACTTCAACTTTAAAATTTGATCTCTCTGCCCATCTTAAATACATTCTATAAAGAATTGAAGCCCAGTCTTGAGATTCCGTTCCTCCTGCTCCGGGATGTATAGAGACTATTGCATTTGAAGAATCATCGGGATTGCTAAGCATTACGGAAATCTCGGTACCTCTTATAAGTGCTTCAAGATCTGCTGCTTCATCATAAAGCATTTCTATAGTTTCCTCGTCATTGTCTTCCAAAGCCATTTCATAAAGTTCATTTGTACCGTTTAGAGCATCATTGGCTTTATCATATTTTGAGAGTTTAGATAAAATTCTGTTTTTTTCAATTCCGATTTTTGTAGCATTTTTTATATCATTCCAAAAATCGGGATCGGCTTCTTGTTTTTCTATCTCTTTTAATCTTGAGTTAAGTCGTTCAGGTTTTAATATATTTTTTATATTTTCAAGTTTTTTATTTAAAAGTTTTAAAAGTTCTGAATATTCATAGGCATCCATTTGTTATTTAGATTCCTCTGTTTTTTCTTGTTTCTCTTTTTTTTCATCTTTTAAAGCTTGAATATATGAATATACATTTTTTATATCACCGCTATCCATAATATTTGCATAAGGAATCATTCTAAAGGCTTGACCTCTGTCATATTCACCTAACATATAATCTCTAAGCGTAGTTTGAAACTCTTCCAAGTCCAAAGCTATTAAAGCTCTTGATGTACCGTATTCTTCATCTGCTTTTTCTCCATGGCAACTTTGACATTTATCAATATAGAGTTTTTTACCGCTTCTTGACATTCTTTGTCTAGCTTGTTCTTTTTTTACCTCTATTTCAACTTTTTTTCTCTCTTCAAGTCTTTGTAAAATTCTTTGTTCTAGTTTTTCTTCACTTATAGAAGAAGCTTGTTGGTGCATATCTTTTTTGAAAATATAGATATAGTTTGTACCTGAGTTAGTTTTTTGAATATTAATATCATCTATACTCCACCCCTCTTTTTTCATATCTTGAACACTCTTAGTAGAACCACATGCTCCACCGTCTAAAGGCGTAGTCTCTATTGTAGCCATTGATTTATGATTTTCTTTAAAACACATTGTAGTTTGGGCAAAAGCTATAGATAAAGTAGCAATTGATGATAAAGTCACAGTTGTAAGTAGTCTCATTCTTATCCTTTAAAAAAATTAAGGATATTCTATCATAAATTAGTTAAATAAAATTTGAGTAAAAAAAAAGCCGGAAGTAAAACTCCCGGCTTTGAATTTAGTTTAGTAGTTTAAACTTTTAGATTAGAAAGTATATTGGATTTGAAGTCTTCCGATAGTAGTATCTCTATCTTTACCGTCATCAATATTTTCTTTTTCCATTTCACCGAATCTAATATATCCACCGAAATTTTTAGACATTTTATATGTTGCTTGTAAATAATACTCTGTATCAGTAAAATCACCGCCGTCTCTAATATCCTTATCATCTACCTCTAATTGGTTATAGTTTAATGAGATATTTAATGAATCTAGAACTTGTGCATCTACAGAACTTTTTAAGAATGTTGCATCAGCATAACCGTTTGCTGTTAAATTCCATCCATGTAGATTTGTTTTAGAAGAGTCATTATCTAAAGCAACAAGTCCACCGTCTTCATCAGTCCAAGCATAAGCAACTTTTGCTCCAAAGATACCAATATTGATTCCTGCATAAACTTTTGCTAAAGAGTTGTCATTATCAAGAGCTGTTAGTGCATCTGTAATTTCATCATCTAAATCTAAGTAAGTATATCTTGCCCCAAGATTTAATTTAACTGCATCAATATTGAATTTGGCATCTGCTCCAACCGTATATGTATCAAATACCTCATCCATATCTAAATACCAAGCATCTAAAGCTACAGGTCCGATACTACCTAAAAGACCGATTGTAACAATATCTTCAGCACCGTCAATTACATCTTTTACATCTACATCTTCATAACCATTACCATTTATTTTTGCATCATTTAGATCTAAATTTGTTTGGTTAAAATATGCAGCTGCAACAGTCACAGGTCCAAGATTCGAAAGTGCTAAAATACCTGTACCGGTTTGTTCTTGACCATCTATATCGATTGCAACAGTCCAAGGAGTAGTTAAACCTTGTTTACCGACATTAACTGTAGTATTTTTAATCCCTGTATATGAGAAATAAACTTGAGATAGTTTTACATCAACATTCTCATCACTATGATCTCCATCTCCTCCACTTGAATGGTTTAATGAAGCAAAATCACCTGAGCTTGTGTCGCTACCTATTATAAATCTAGTAATAGCAGTAACATCATCATTTACTTTTGCTTTCGCTGTTAAACCGATTTTATATTTATTGTTATCTTTCTCATCTACTCCGTCTTTATAGTTTTTATCAGATGAATAATCATCGTATCTATAAACAACAGAACCGGATACGTCAACGTTTTTGATAGCTTCAGTTAATGGTTGAGCAGAAGCAGTAGTACCAGCTACTGCAAGAGCAGCTACTAAACTCATTTTTGCGAATTTTTTCATTTGTTCTCCTAAATTTTACAAATTTGTAAGTCAGTTAACCGGACGCGCGAATAATCTAGGCTTTCTAGATATTTTTCCGGATGACCGCTGCATAATTTTACATAAGTAAATTTTAAAGTATTCTTAAATAGATATTAAATGTAACCAAGTTGTAAACTTTTTAAAGAAAAATTTAAAATATATGAGTTGATTATTTTTTTATTGAGACTATGCAGTTGTTTAAAATATTCGGTTTTGTGATCTTAATTTTCAGCTTTTTTATAGGGTAACTTTTCTTTAAAAAGTTTTTTATAAAAAGTATTGCCTCTTCTATAAGTTGAAACTTCTGCTCTTTCATTATATTCTCAATATCCAAGGCAATTTTTGAGTAGTCTATAAAAGATGAAAAATCTTCGTATTTATATTTAAAAGAGACATTAATTAGAACTTTTTGTTCTTTATTCCTTTCAAAATCCAAGATTCCTATTATACAATAAAAAGTAAGATTATTTATTGAAATTTTCATTTATAAAACTGTTTAAGAAAAAAGTTTTTAAATAACTCTTTTCTCTTCTCCTTTTATTAGTCTTATAATATTAGGTAAATGTTTATAATATACGATAAAAGCTATTATATACATAGGAGCATTGCTTCCTACATTTAATCCGTTATTTAGTATAAGTGCGGCAATTATAACAGCCGTAAGTCCTAAAAGTGAAGATAAAGAAGAGATTTTTAAAACTTTTCCGAAAACAAACCAGACGAGAGCACCTATTAAAGTAGGAATAGGAATTAATACTAAAAATACTCCAAGTCCCGTAGCAACACCTTTACCACCTTCTAAACTAAGAAAAACAGAATAACAGTGACCCAAAACGGCTAATACTGCAATTCCCCAAAGAGTTGCATCACCGGCACCTGCTGCCATTGCTATTAATAAAACTATTGTTCCTTTTAAAGCATCTAAAATAACAGTTGCAATGCTAAGTTTTTTTGCTAAAGAGGGGTTAGTCTGTTTTACTACTCTTAAAACATTGGTTGCTCCTATTGAACCGCTTCCTTGCTCTTTTATATTAACTTTGGCAAAAATCTTTGCTAAAAGGAGTCCAAAAGGGATTGAACCTGCTAAATAGGCAAGAAGATAGAATAAAATGTTAAAGTTAAAAAGAAAATCCATATAAACCCTTAAAATTTTTATATTTAAATTTAGTAAAGTGGATTATAACTAAAAATTTGTTATATTCACATTTAATTAAAATATGATGACTTAATGAATTTTTAACTTAAGGTACAAAATTGAACTTTAAAGAAGAGATAAATAGATTAAAAAAAGAGTTAGATGTTACACTTGTAGCACACTTTTATCAAAGAGATGAAGTTTTTGAATTAGCCGATATTACGGGAGACTCTTTAGAATTAGCCAAAAAAGCAAAAGAGACAAACTCAAAATATATAGTTTTTTGCGGTGTCGGATTTATGGGCGAGAGCGTAAAAGTTTTAAGTCCCGAAAAGACTGTTCTAATGCCGAAAATAGCCTGTTGTGCAATGGCTAGAATGATTGATGAGGGATATTATGAACAAAATCTTAAAATAATCAACGAAGCAGGAATTCCAAACGAAAATATTTTACCCATAACTTATATAAATTCGAGTGCGGCAGTAAAAGCAAAAGTAGGTGAAATGGGCGGTATGGTTTGTACTTCTTCAAATGCTTATAAAATTATTGAAAAAGGTTTGGAATCAGGCAAGAAAATATTTTTTGTTCCGGATAGATGTTTAGGGCAAAATTTTGCAAAACAGATGAACCTTAAATCTTCGGTTGTAGGTGATGGAACAAATTTAAAAGAAGCAGATATTATCTGTTATAACGGTTTTTGTTCGGTTCATCAGCTTTTTACGCCAGATGATGTAGAATTTTACAGAGAAAAATATCCGGATATTTTAGTTGCGGTTCATCCGGAGTGTGACCCGAGTGTTTGTGATGCTGCTGATTTTGTAGGTTCGACTTCTCAATTAATAAACTATATAAAAGAGTTACCGATAGAGCAAAAAGTTGTAGTTGGAACAGAGTTTAATATGGTAAACAGATTAAGAGATAAAAATACATATATCTTAAGTTCTACAAAACCTGAGTGTCCTACTATGAATGAAACAACATTGGAAGACGTATATAAAACATTAAAATCAATTGAAGATAATAATATAAATGAAGAGACCTTGATTAAAGTTGATGATAATGTTATCAAATGGGCAAAAGTTGCCCTTAAAAGGATGTTAGAGATATGATAAATACTAAAAAATTTGTAAAAAATGCTATTATTGAGGATAACGGTAGAGGAGATCTTTTTTACGATGTAGCTCCAAAAGGAAAATTCAAAGCAAAAGTTATATCTAAAGATGACGGAGTTTTAGCCGGTGAAACCTATGCGAAAGCTTTGGCAAAAACCGAAAAATTTGATTGTAAGTTTTTAAAGCATGACGGGGAAAAAGTAAAAAAAGGTGATGTAATAGCAGTTCTTGAAGGCAAAGCTTCAATTTTACTTTCAAGTGAAAGAACTTTTTTAAATATGCTTCAACATGCAAGCGGTATAGCAACTATGGCAAATAAATTCGCTTCTAAAATAGAAGATTTAGATGTAGCTTTGCTTGATACTAGAAAAACAAGACCTCAATTAAGAGATTTTGAAAAATATGCAAGTAGAGTAGGCGGAGCAATTAATCATAGACTTGGGCTTGATGATTGTTTAATGTTAAAAGATACTCATTTAAGAACAATAAAAGATTTAAAAGCTTTTATAAAAAATGCAAGAAAAAGAATTTCTTGGGTTACGAAAATTGAGATTGAGTGTGAGACTTTTAATCAGGTAAAAGAGGCAATGAAAGCAGGTGCCGATATTATAATGTGCGATAATATGAGTTTTGAACAGATAAAAGAGGTTGTTGAGTATAGAAACAAAGTCTATCCTTATATTCTTTTGGAAGCTTCGGGAAATATTACTTTGGATACAGTAAGAGATTATGCTCTTACAGGTGTAGATGCTATTAGCAGCGGAAGTATTATCCATCAGGCTACATGGTTGGATTTTTCAATGAAGTTTGATTAATTTACAATTTGTTAATAAAACTTAGGCATACTTAAAAGATGAAAAAAGACTTTATTTTAAACAATAAAATTAATATGACTAATTTTTCAAAAGCTTTACAGCTTATTGAAAAGAGTAGATATATTTTGGTAATAACTCATGTAAATCCGGATGCAGACTCTATCTCATCTGCTCTGGCTTTGTCAAATCTGTTTCATGAGAACAAAATAAAACACAAAGTTTTTAATATAAGTTCTGATTTGCCCAGAAATTTAGATTTTATAAATAGATTTGATAAAATTACGGATCAATTGCCTAAATTTTTTGATTTGGTAATATCTTGCGATTGTTCTTCGAAAAAAAGATTCGGGTTTGAAGTAGATGAATCAATCAAATTGATTAATTTTGATCATCATGCCTCAAATGATAATTTCGGAGATATAAATTTAGTTGATCCTATGAAGAGTTCAACAGCAGAAATAATATATGATTTTTTTAGATTTAACGGTCTTTATATAACAAAAAACAGTGCAACTGCACTTTATGTTGGGATATATGATGATTCTTTGGCTTTTTCTTTAAACAGATGTGATGAATTGACTTTTGAAAAAGTAAATCATTTAGTTGAATTTGGAGCAAGTCCTTCTGAAATAGCAAATAAGATAAAAAGAAGAGATTCTTTAGCTAAATATAGAATTATTCCAAAAATTTTGGAGAGTATGGAGCTTTATGATGAAGGTAAAGTTGCAACTATTTATGCAAAAGATGAGTGGTTTAAACAAACAGGAGCCCACAATAGGGATTGTGAAGAGGCTTTAAATATGGTAATGAGAATACAAATAGTCAAAGTAGCACTGTTTGTAAGAGTAGTAAACGGTGTAAGTAGAATTAGCCTGCGTTCAAAAGATAAAATCAATGTTTCTAAAATAGCTGCTAACTTCGGCGGCGGAGGGCATATTAACGCTGCAGGTTTTTCTATTGATTCTACGGATATTCAAAGTGTAAGAAAAAAAGTTTTAAAGGAAATACTTGAGACGACAAAAGAGTAATTTAGTAAATATTGTTTTAGGATTAGTTTTTATTCTAATAATAGGCGGTGCAGCATTTGTATATTTTTCACCTCTTTTTGAAAAAGAACCGGCAAAAATCGTATTAAAAAGTACGGGATATTGGAATTTAAAAGATGATTTAACGGTTGAACTTTCCGATAAAAGCGGGATAAGGTCGTACAAAGTTTACTATAAAACTAATAATAATGTTGAAGAGATTGCCCAAAATAATATTTCTGCAAAACAAGATAAAGTAATTTTTAATATAAAACCTATATCTTTGACTCCGAATATAAAAAAAGTTACAATTGCCGTTGAAGCATATGATAACTCATTTTGGAACTTTTTTAAAGGTAATGCCACATATAAAGAGTTTACTTTGGATATTGATAGAAAAAGACCCCTAGCAAGAGTTCTTGCAAACTCATATAATATTAGAAGAGGCGGTAGTGCTGCAGTTGTCGTTGAAGTAAAAGATGAAAACTTAAAAGATAAGTATATAACTTTTAACAATGATTACAGATTTGAACTTATTCCTTATATTAAAGAGGGATTTTATATGGCAATTGTAGCTTGGCCTATAGATATAAAGTTTGATCAGTTTAGCAGAGTAAATCTTATAGCTGTTGATGAAGCTAATAATAAAACTATAACAAAAATACCTTTTTATATAAAAGATTTAAAAATAAAAAATGATAATTTAAATATTTCAGACGGTTTCGTATCTCAAGTATCTATTCCGGTTTTAGAAAAAAGCGGTTATGATATACCTGAAAAAACCGTTGATATCTTTATTAAAGAAAATGAAGATTTAAGAGCAAATAACGTAAAGACAATTAGAGAAGAGTCGGTAAAAAATATGTCAAAAGAGTTGGTCTCTAATTTTAGGATTAAACCTTTTAGAAGATTAAGCGGTTCTAAAACGGTTGCCGGATTTGCAGAACGAAGATCATATTTTTATGAGGGAGAAAAAATTGATGAAGCCTGGCATTTGGGAGTTGACTGGGCAAGTATCAAACATGCGGATATAAAAGTATCAAATAAAGGGAAAGTAGTTTTTAGCAACTATTTGGGAATTTACGGTAATAGTTTGATTATTGATCATGGGTTTGGTTTACAAACTTTATATGCTCATACAAGTCAATTTAATGTTGCAAAAAATGAAGAAGTAAAAGCAGGACAGGTTATTGCAAATACGGGAAGTACAGGAGCTGTATTTGGAGATCATTTACATTTTGGTTTATTAGTTCAAGGTATAGAAGTAAATCCTTTAGAGTGGATGGATAAGAATTGGATAAAAACCAGAGTATCAAATATTTTAGATGAAGCAAAACAAGAGATAAGAAGTAGCAAATGAGACAAAGAACAATAGAAAAAAGTGTTGAAATAGTAGGAATCGGACTGCATAAAGGAGTTCCCGTAAAAATGAGGCTAGAACCTCTTGAGGCAGATATGGGAATAGTCTTTTACAGAGTTGATGCAGGAGTTTCAATTCCTCTTAAAATAGAAAATGTAGTTGATACGCAAATGGCAACGGTTATAGGAAAAGACGGAGTTGTTATTTCGACTGTAGAACATATTTTATCAGCTATTTATGCTTACGGAATTGATAATTTAAGAATTGTTTTAGATAATGATGAGGTTCCCGTTCTTGACGGAAGTTCTTCAGGATATTGTATGCTGATTGATGAAGCCGGGATAAAAGAGTTAGAGAAATCAAAAAAAGCAATAAAAATTAAAAAAGATGTTGAAATAACAACCGAAGACGGTAAAAAAGTAGCTTTAAAACCTTCAAACCATATAATATATGATTTTTCAATAGATTTTGAGCACCCTGTAATAGGACATCAAGAGTTTAATTTTGATTACTCTATTGAAGAGTATAAAGAGAATATCAGTAGAGCAAGAACCTTTGGATTTTTACATGAAGTACAATACCTTAGAAGTAAAGGTTTAGCACAAGGTGCTTCAATGGAAAATGCTATTGTTTTAGATCATTCAAAAGTATT
It encodes the following:
- a CDS encoding porin, which translates into the protein MTKFTKMSLIAALALAGTTASAQPLAEAIKNVDVSGTVAYRYNDYEDQAKGKKSDERSDSATNNYKIAVNLKSKVNDDITANMRFIIGADDDSNGEAILGTSNDSDDNLNANLSEVNFTYTGVKNLSLTVGKQAVDTPWTVARDSMGDEQTGTGAVAAYTAGPVTLVGAYFNQTNFNSAETGNKYTYDEDRKLDTGIDGSEDIYVLGLMASFMGINLDAFYSDLDDKFDSYTVGLNGSWDLGAVTLAPFARYTSLSPDGTVEKYLGTDDDQELWQLGLSANMGIFSAFAAYGEAGSDGGLVYIDSGSATNMDYHWRVTADGTPDTEYIYAHVAADVTDKINVGLYYSEADYDSSDDGDDVSEVYAKVSYAMSKNFTTYVQFGDLDVDDSDEDGTMGRVHVQYSF
- a CDS encoding PD-(D/E)XK nuclease family protein, which codes for MQSRTKLLVFPTSRSIREYVNSQKEFNTLLPAIITIDELFKKSLVFENKKYLDEDERFLYLKEAVKNVDLDSLGISSSFSYFIKQSDYIYRFFLELASENVDIESISSIDTYGFYSEHLEILKKIRKNFLEILDRENFVDRINFSKYFSINSDFIKRYNEIELYFEGYFTKFEFEIIKSITKYSKLMISFVYNQFNEKSIEKFIEYGFDLTLENSYTIDFSNKMILEEKKLVKKCENIEIKGFSSRVNQIAFIKKAIVDLVNKGINPSKIALILPDESFTTTISLFDNEGYFNYAMGLNIYSTNLFKTIDAIYAYMNESEIKNIKNLEFIDCNKELVDKLFKANWNKIITIEIFEEIIKFFISKETNKELLEKFNELIYKLYKIVFSYEDKIRLKDVYKIFYQRVVKLTLDDINSGKVTVMGLLESRRLEFDAVIICDFNESFIPKRSLKDKFLSTKLKQSANLPTSVDRENLQKYYYERLINNSKNVYISYVKNENEQISRFANLLFKEDIDENLYDNSYKHILYKSSNLKHFSNEVILDIDLSKLTWSASSLKEFLECKRKFYLNHILKIKEHDISLKPKGYELGNIIHKTLEEFYKEKNRDYKTLLDIFNKNRTENSFLNLELEIWKKRLKEFIEEEDKRVKEGFINIEQEKAFLFDFDGIKLRGTIDRIDKKEDQFYVIDYKTSSNLKVDSKKNYDKSKDFQLEFYYLAIKKLYEAKAINTLYYDLYEMKLKEEIALEEKLEVLKDIFSTFKTQKVNFDKCESLQTCQYCVYSTICNR
- the prfB gene encoding peptide chain release factor 2 translates to MDAYEYSELLKLLNKKLENIKNILKPERLNSRLKEIEKQEADPDFWNDIKNATKIGIEKNRILSKLSKYDKANDALNGTNELYEMALEDNDEETIEMLYDEAADLEALIRGTEISVMLSNPDDSSNAIVSIHPGAGGTESQDWASILYRMYLRWAERSNFKVEVLDYQDGEEAGLKDVSFIIKGENAYGYLKAENGIHRLVRISPFDSNAKRHTSFASVMVSPEVDDNIDIEIEDKDIRIDTYRSSGAGGQHVNKTESAIRITHIPTGIVVQCQNDRSQHKNKASAMKMLKSRLYEFELDKQKAKADGVEKSEIGWGHQIRSYVLQPYQQVKDTRSNIGYSNVEAILDGDITKIIEDVLISQSK
- a CDS encoding major outer membrane protein, whose protein sequence is MKKFAKMSLVAALAVAGTTASAQPLTEAIKNVDVSGSVVYRYDDYSSDKNYKDGVDEKDNNKYKIGLTAKAKVNDDVTAITRFIIGSDTSSGDFASLNHSSGGDGDHSDENVDVKLSQVYFSYTGIKNTTVNVGKQGLTTPWTVAIDIDGQEQTGTGILALSNLGPVTVAAAYFNQTNLDLNDAKINGNGYEDVDVKDVIDGAEDIVTIGLLGSIGPVALDAWYLDMDEVFDTYTVGADAKFNIDAVKLNLGARYTYLDLDDEITDALTALDNDNSLAKVYAGINIGIFGAKVAYAWTDEDGGLVALDNDSSKTNLHGWNLTANGYADATFLKSSVDAQVLDSLNISLNYNQLEVDDKDIRDGGDFTDTEYYLQATYKMSKNFGGYIRFGEMEKENIDDGKDRDTTIGRLQIQYTF
- a CDS encoding c-type cytochrome codes for the protein MRLLTTVTLSSIATLSIAFAQTTMCFKENHKSMATIETTPLDGGACGSTKSVQDMKKEGWSIDDINIQKTNSGTNYIYIFKKDMHQQASSISEEKLEQRILQRLEERKKVEIEVKKEQARQRMSRSGKKLYIDKCQSCHGEKADEEYGTSRALIALDLEEFQTTLRDYMLGEYDRGQAFRMIPYANIMDSGDIKNVYSYIQALKDEKKEKQEKTEESK